TTAATGCGTATATTATTTACTAAGTTAGTCTATAGCCTCTCTACATTGTCATTCCCCTTCTCCAACAACATATTACAAACATCTTAACAATGAATTTAacctatttatttataaatatacatgtgttattcACAGCTCAccatatattttacataaagcATCTGTTGGGCAAACATGGCAACAATAATTAGATAAAGGATCCTTGTTCTCTATGATAGATGGGATATATCCTCACACTCCACGGCTAGCAGATTTCATAGTCATAACATTTCACCAACCTATCATTTTCTTGGCCTCTATATAATCCTCTCCTTCACACATCCCAAATATCAGACACAGATTGCAAGAATAATTAGTTCAAATCATTCACATTCTCCCAGAATCATCAAAGCTCATCCACAGGCTTTAGTTGGCAACTGGAAGATGAAACAAGCAACCCTTTTCTCCTTATCACTCTTCCTACTCTTTTGGTCTACCACCTTGGCCATTTCACCAGCACCTGCAGCAGCTCCAAAAGCCCCAGCAGCAAAAACTCCCCATACCCCAAAGGCTGCAGCACCATCACCAAAACCATTAGTCCCCACATTACCTCAGTCTCCAGACTCTCCTGACTCTGTCCCTGATGACATCACCAGAATCCTCAAAAAGGCCAAAATATTCTCAACCCTCATTCGTCTCCTTAAAACCACAGAAATCATCAACAACGTCAACTCACAGCTCATAACAGCCAAGACTGGAGGCATAACCATTCTTGCACCAGATGATTCTGCCTTTTCAAACCTCAAAGCTGGCTTCCTCAACTCCCTCAATGAAGGCCAGAAAATCGAACTTGTCCAATTCCACATATT
The Vigna angularis cultivar LongXiaoDou No.4 chromosome 5, ASM1680809v1, whole genome shotgun sequence genome window above contains:
- the LOC108339915 gene encoding fasciclin-like arabinogalactan protein 11, whose amino-acid sequence is MKQATLFSLSLFLLFWSTTLAISPAPAAAPKAPAAKTPHTPKAAAPSPKPLVPTLPQSPDSPDSVPDDITRILKKAKIFSTLIRLLKTTEIINNVNSQLITAKTGGITILAPDDSAFSNLKAGFLNSLNEGQKIELVQFHILPEYVSSSNFDSLSNPVQTVAGKDPVRLPLNVNALGNSVNISTGVVNATILGVVYSDNKLGIYHVDKVLLPLDFFVTNKAPALAPTSLAKAPKAAKENSSDDDQEETNQDHNKSGALSLSRTKLMSFGIALVAMATMWS